A stretch of Candidatus Vicinibacter affinis DNA encodes these proteins:
- a CDS encoding carbonic anhydrase codes for MKKIIIVFYFIILACSCNQNTNKVQLDQLSPLDKLKLGNQRFAKGAPIHPDETLQRIRELKKGQHPFAVVVSCSDSRIPPELIFDQGLGDIFTIRTAGNVIGDYELGSIEYAVEHLHCNLVIVLGHENCGAIEAFISSNNERHEDHIQNIVDYISNEDEEKAILDSLKTNPDLAIHANINHGVTTLQNSTPILKHLVEDKHLTVIGAYYDLDTGKVTFKDKIESN; via the coding sequence ATGAAAAAGATAATAATTGTATTCTATTTTATAATTTTAGCTTGTTCTTGCAATCAGAACACCAATAAAGTACAACTAGATCAATTGAGTCCCCTGGACAAATTGAAATTGGGAAATCAAAGATTTGCCAAGGGAGCTCCGATTCATCCTGATGAAACTTTGCAAAGAATAAGAGAACTTAAAAAAGGACAGCATCCGTTTGCTGTCGTTGTAAGTTGTTCAGATTCGAGAATTCCACCTGAACTCATTTTTGATCAGGGACTAGGAGACATTTTTACAATTCGGACAGCCGGGAATGTGATCGGTGACTATGAGTTAGGAAGTATAGAATATGCTGTTGAGCACTTGCACTGCAATCTTGTAATTGTGCTGGGACATGAAAACTGCGGTGCGATTGAAGCATTTATTTCATCCAACAATGAAAGGCATGAAGATCACATTCAAAACATCGTAGACTATATTTCAAACGAAGATGAAGAAAAAGCAATTCTGGACAGCTTAAAAACCAATCCTGATCTGGCCATACATGCCAACATCAACCATGGTGTCACCACCTTGCAAAATTCGACACCTATTTTAAAGCATCTTGTTGAGGACAAACACTTAACTGTGATAGGAGCATATTATGATTTAGACACCGGCAAAGTGACCTTTAAGGATAAAATAGAAAGTAATTAG
- a CDS encoding PIG-L family deacetylase, whose amino-acid sequence MNNNLYLFLISILCLNYSCKNIKDITQFAPTETFLNDTLLQNIEPKRAMIIVAHDDDMCGMAGTISKLNKDGWEIAVVSFSKSPERNAAQILACRNILDTVMFVHLTPEQYRNDLKSAKNPSEPIPKNRFNDVFNKEVIVREYIKYINKFKPTVIFSLDNEMGGYGHPEHVFISQMVINLTSDKLISPTYIYQSVYTQHMENTIMKRHGERMKTWGFSGDEWQNAKKIYEVSGMPEPSVQINITSEAKLKMEYLRSYNKREREILDFFVPHFEKFSAEEYFTIFDREFFRILKI is encoded by the coding sequence ATGAATAATAATCTATACCTGTTTCTAATTTCAATATTGTGCTTGAATTACTCTTGCAAAAATATCAAAGATATTACTCAATTTGCCCCGACTGAAACATTCCTTAACGACACCTTACTTCAAAACATTGAACCTAAAAGAGCCATGATCATCGTTGCCCACGATGACGACATGTGCGGAATGGCAGGAACGATATCAAAGCTCAACAAAGATGGTTGGGAAATTGCGGTAGTAAGTTTTTCAAAGTCACCGGAGAGAAATGCTGCTCAAATATTGGCATGCCGCAATATTTTGGATACGGTTATGTTTGTCCATTTGACGCCTGAACAATACAGAAATGATTTGAAAAGTGCCAAAAATCCCTCCGAACCAATTCCGAAAAATAGATTTAACGATGTTTTCAATAAGGAAGTTATTGTGAGGGAATACATAAAATACATCAATAAATTTAAGCCGACTGTCATTTTTAGTCTTGATAATGAAATGGGTGGTTACGGGCATCCGGAACACGTTTTCATAAGCCAGATGGTCATTAATTTAACATCAGACAAACTTATTTCACCGACATACATATACCAAAGTGTTTATACTCAGCACATGGAAAATACCATTATGAAACGCCATGGTGAAAGAATGAAAACTTGGGGATTTTCCGGAGATGAATGGCAAAATGCAAAAAAAATATACGAAGTGTCCGGAATGCCGGAACCCAGCGTGCAGATAAATATAACAAGTGAGGCAAAATTAAAAATGGAGTATCTAAGATCTTACAATAAGCGAGAACGTGAAATTTTAGATTTCTTTGTCCCACATTTTGAAAAATTCAGCGCTGAAGAATACTTCACAATATTTGACAGAGAATTTTTTAGGATCTTAAAAATATAA
- a CDS encoding right-handed parallel beta-helix repeat-containing protein yields MKGSILFIAFLLCLGSRVNCTNYYFSSSRGNDNWSGRLQEPNASRTDGPKNSLQTLSNLLNQTVGAGDSVFMSRSDTWTTVQGIELRSANGSPNQYLFLGAYGNGSLPLIYLEGQGNVLTCRGSDTDPSSFLHISQIALSTRLTTNRPTGLWVGESWYPNKPHHILLDGLRINYCSNGMILYEQDITVQNCLFTNNGNGNTGQGIFCSAKNVIIRDNVLDNNGSGSVFVHSMYISQTENVLIEGNEIKNADDGLKLRTTNNLIVRNNIIHDTRIHSIHLGGDEGGGMRNVIVEGNILFNVPQGLRIASESGNQSLLTENVMVRNNIFPAMVQISSNGPVKDIYFFNNLFHSTNNQPTLLICQAVQPVNVQIRNNIFYKITPQAGHSLITFQALSGLSGVMLDHNLYHFPVQSQNLITVGNQNFNSLSTFRNQYPAHERNGQNGDPNFVNPPLDFHLSTASLLAIDRGVDLTGVVELDLDGRIRPQDGDGVGGAAYDIGPYEFCCFTSIVEEQKSTEFIRLTPNPLRDRLIINHRGVHLNRISICTVEGIEIKSLVAEQEITELDLNELLPGVYFMKAWSVDQRLHSIPFVKW; encoded by the coding sequence GTGAAAGGATCTATTTTATTTATAGCTTTTTTACTTTGCTTAGGTAGTAGGGTAAATTGTACTAATTATTATTTCTCTTCAAGCCGGGGGAACGATAATTGGAGCGGACGTCTTCAAGAACCCAACGCTTCCCGAACGGATGGTCCCAAAAACAGTCTACAGACCTTGAGCAATTTGCTGAATCAAACTGTTGGGGCGGGAGACAGTGTTTTTATGTCCAGATCTGATACCTGGACCACTGTTCAAGGCATCGAGCTTAGATCTGCCAACGGATCCCCCAACCAATACCTTTTTTTAGGAGCTTATGGAAATGGTTCTTTACCATTAATCTATTTAGAAGGTCAGGGTAATGTACTTACCTGCAGAGGCTCTGACACGGATCCTTCTTCATTTCTACACATCAGCCAAATTGCACTGAGCACCCGATTGACTACTAATCGACCAACGGGTCTCTGGGTAGGGGAGTCATGGTATCCCAATAAGCCACACCATATTTTATTGGATGGTTTACGGATCAACTATTGCAGCAATGGAATGATTCTTTATGAGCAAGACATTACAGTTCAAAATTGTCTTTTCACCAACAATGGAAATGGCAATACAGGTCAGGGAATCTTCTGTTCTGCAAAAAATGTAATTATTCGCGACAATGTTTTAGACAACAACGGCAGTGGAAGCGTTTTTGTGCACAGCATGTACATCAGCCAAACTGAAAATGTATTGATCGAAGGTAATGAAATCAAAAATGCGGACGACGGTCTAAAGCTAAGAACCACCAACAATCTCATCGTGCGCAACAACATTATACACGATACCCGCATTCATAGCATTCATCTTGGAGGGGATGAAGGAGGAGGTATGCGCAACGTAATTGTTGAGGGTAACATCCTGTTCAATGTTCCCCAAGGCCTAAGAATTGCGTCGGAATCAGGAAACCAGAGCCTCCTTACTGAAAATGTGATGGTAAGAAACAACATCTTTCCGGCCATGGTGCAAATCTCATCCAATGGCCCTGTGAAAGATATTTATTTTTTTAACAATCTCTTCCATTCGACCAACAATCAGCCGACACTTTTAATTTGTCAAGCAGTTCAGCCTGTCAATGTGCAGATTCGAAATAATATATTCTACAAGATCACCCCTCAGGCCGGACATTCATTAATCACCTTCCAGGCATTATCTGGTTTGAGTGGTGTGATGCTCGATCACAACCTTTACCATTTTCCTGTTCAGAGTCAAAATCTGATCACGGTTGGCAATCAAAATTTTAACAGTTTATCAACCTTTCGCAACCAATATCCAGCGCATGAGCGCAATGGTCAAAATGGCGATCCAAATTTTGTAAATCCACCATTGGACTTCCATTTAAGTACAGCGAGTTTATTGGCCATTGATCGCGGGGTAGACTTAACTGGAGTAGTAGAATTGGATCTGGATGGGCGTATAAGACCTCAGGATGGTGATGGCGTTGGTGGGGCAGCTTATGACATTGGGCCCTATGAGTTTTGTTGCTTTACTTCAATTGTTGAGGAGCAAAAGAGTACCGAATTTATTAGACTTACTCCTAATCCTCTTCGTGACAGATTAATTATTAACCACCGAGGCGTGCATTTAAATAGGATTTCGATTTGCACGGTGGAAGGAATAGAGATTAAGTCCTTAGTTGCAGAACAAGAAATAACGGAACTAGATCTGAATGAACTCTTGCCTGGCGTTTATTTTATGAAGGCTTGGTCTGTTGATCAGCGTTTGCATTCAATTCCATTTGTAAAATGGTAA
- a CDS encoding class I SAM-dependent methyltransferase codes for MIARNAIDWHTGIARNFDQKYTTSKNFRERYSIWTDIIDKYSNDKFLVLDIGCGSGVFSFYSAERNKEVIGVDASEKMLQICFEKLDELATKNVKFINGNIESLSQHVDHKADMVICSSVLEYIDDLDASIELIKQSMNVDGVFLLSMPNKQSLYRKLEALSYKLFGRPKYYKYVKNVCTLDEMTIKLKRFGFSTMEYKYYGETTFLSAIFRKMRLPQYSDNLYVIVARVLSGQTEAKS; via the coding sequence ATGATCGCGAGAAATGCAATTGATTGGCATACCGGTATTGCCAGAAATTTTGACCAAAAATATACAACGAGCAAGAATTTCAGGGAACGTTATTCCATATGGACGGACATTATTGACAAATACAGTAATGATAAATTTCTCGTTTTAGACATTGGTTGTGGGAGTGGGGTGTTTTCATTTTATTCTGCAGAAAGGAATAAAGAGGTTATTGGTGTTGATGCAAGTGAAAAGATGTTGCAAATATGCTTTGAAAAGTTGGATGAACTGGCTACAAAAAATGTAAAATTCATAAATGGGAATATAGAGTCCCTGTCTCAGCACGTTGATCACAAGGCTGATATGGTCATTTGTTCAAGCGTATTGGAATACATCGACGATCTGGATGCATCTATAGAGCTGATTAAGCAATCAATGAATGTAGATGGGGTGTTTTTATTATCTATGCCAAACAAACAGAGTCTATACAGAAAATTGGAGGCGCTTTCTTACAAACTCTTTGGACGACCTAAGTATTATAAGTATGTCAAAAACGTCTGCACATTGGATGAAATGACAATCAAGCTAAAGAGGTTTGGCTTTTCTACAATGGAATATAAATACTATGGCGAAACCACATTTCTATCTGCCATATTTCGCAAAATGAGGTTGCCCCAATATTCTGACAATTTGTATGTGATTGTTGCGCGGGTATTATCCGGACAGACTGAGGCCAAATCCTGA
- a CDS encoding DUF3667 domain-containing protein, translated as MNYCPNCGQRNHSPRMPFFHYLYELMEGIFHLDNKTWLTVKTLILHPGKITKDYIEDKRVRYSPPVRMYIWCTALFMFSYWLLIDIGARYSEPSVESGKALSLRFDEMSDSSSTSIKIISNTLWPTLPSTPLSTQRELKSIPDHKIKSWLQTQMYKTDYFHILLIKAYRNQINSKLTLSAYTKKMTTGNNLIFVLLLPLNALILFPILYRKKMYYYDSMIFTIHTNTWIPLFQSIWLWILAAMISFFNAPYSIFLSIPIINAVYYFMAIKKTFDFSLVSTFIRWLPIFCIDTLYHWIILLLVAAWYMN; from the coding sequence ATGAATTACTGTCCAAATTGTGGTCAGAGAAATCACAGCCCTCGAATGCCCTTCTTTCACTACTTATACGAGTTAATGGAAGGCATTTTCCACCTTGACAATAAGACTTGGTTAACCGTTAAGACCTTAATTTTACATCCTGGTAAAATCACAAAAGATTATATTGAAGATAAAAGAGTTCGTTACTCCCCTCCTGTAAGGATGTACATTTGGTGCACAGCATTATTCATGTTCAGTTATTGGCTTCTAATAGATATAGGTGCTCGTTATTCAGAACCTTCAGTGGAATCAGGTAAAGCACTAAGCTTGCGATTTGATGAAATGTCTGATTCATCAAGCACTTCAATAAAAATTATTTCCAATACACTCTGGCCTACCCTGCCCTCGACACCCCTTAGTACACAAAGAGAATTAAAAAGCATTCCTGACCATAAAATAAAAAGTTGGTTGCAGACTCAAATGTACAAGACAGATTACTTTCATATTCTATTAATAAAAGCCTATCGAAACCAAATAAATAGCAAATTAACCTTATCGGCCTACACTAAAAAAATGACTACCGGAAATAATCTAATTTTTGTTCTGTTGCTTCCACTCAATGCTCTAATATTATTCCCAATACTATATCGAAAGAAAATGTACTATTATGATTCAATGATATTTACTATTCATACAAATACATGGATTCCTCTTTTTCAGTCTATATGGTTATGGATCCTGGCGGCTATGATCAGTTTCTTCAATGCTCCCTATTCGATTTTTTTATCAATTCCAATTATCAATGCTGTTTATTATTTTATGGCAATAAAGAAGACTTTTGACTTTAGTTTGGTCAGTACCTTCATACGATGGCTGCCTATATTTTGTATAGATACTTTATACCATTGGATTATATTGTTGTTGGTTGCCGCATGGTATATGAACTAA